One region of Elusimicrobiota bacterium genomic DNA includes:
- a CDS encoding WD40 repeat domain-containing protein, with protein sequence MKNVKSFVLLFAVILAAVGCCLAVSVGNEAGGATDTGKNSGVVRFRWAAGKSPVLNGLVRTFEDEGEMSGPMGVAFSPDGKYALSGCNTLKLWDIATGKLLRTFARSGGAGNSVAFSPDGKYALSGSYHDKTLTLWDIATGKLLHTFEGHGHSVTSVAFSPDGQYALSGSYDKTLKLWDIATGQLVRTFEGHGNSVTSVA encoded by the coding sequence ATGAAAAATGTAAAGAGTTTCGTTCTTTTGTTTGCCGTGATCTTGGCAGCGGTTGGGTGCTGTCTGGCAGTTTCCGTAGGCAATGAGGCCGGCGGCGCGACTGACACCGGGAAAAATAGTGGCGTAGTCAGATTTCGCTGGGCCGCCGGTAAATCGCCAGTGCTCAACGGCCTTGTGCGCACTTTTGAGGACGAGGGCGAGATGAGCGGCCCCATGGGGGTCGCTTTCTCGCCGGATGGCAAATACGCGCTGTCGGGATGCAACACCCTCAAGCTCTGGGACATAGCCACAGGCAAACTGCTGCGCACTTTTGCGAGAAGTGGTGGGGCTGGGAACAGCGTCGCTTTCTCTCCGGACGGCAAATACGCGCTGTCGGGAAGTTATCATGACAAGACCCTCACGCTCTGGGACATAGCCACGGGCAAACTGCTGCACACTTTCGAGGGGCATGGGCACAGTGTGACCAGCGTCGCTTTCTCTCCGGACGGCCAATACGCGCTGTCGGGAAGTTATGACAAGACCCTCAAGCTCTGGGACATAGCCACGGGCCAACTTGTGCGCACTTTCGAGGGGCATGGGAACAGTGTGACCAGCGTCGCT
- a CDS encoding DUF4384 domain-containing protein: MKRILLSLLLVSSFAATSYARDQIEKASGKITDDIIESTKTWGASIAVMPFRNPDDEVSKLGRLISDAVNDNMVKSGKFTVLDRGFVSKLLGEIKFNVTGFTDQTAALQVGKFGGAGFVLVGTIEPYGEKKLIIHARLIQTETSAIAGSAKAEVKFDEDMKKLYEQKTSVDSIISAMLPEGKVTEDAVFLNQNGKNGCRWVESHSVTPVITGEPATRAMAVSLARQKAVALVSGFRQPVKIDFKDSAIQNHLESILRLTKSPVIEEEKITKEGVSGKNYKMVLQACLKPTRANKDKEFKVELLLNQNSFIEGQEARTLVVSNRDAWLYIYSADFDGNLSRVFPFSENLSNKIEAGKAFIFPDENHHQAGISLIAQLLKGTDSSVETLLVVAIKRDVGELINDIKTSSGLFDALDTSGDEWANDIRVYTIHK; encoded by the coding sequence ATGAAAAGAATTTTATTATCATTACTGTTAGTTTCTTCATTTGCGGCAACCAGTTATGCGCGCGACCAGATTGAAAAAGCTTCCGGTAAAATAACCGACGATATTATTGAAAGCACAAAGACCTGGGGGGCAAGCATTGCAGTAATGCCGTTTCGCAATCCCGACGACGAGGTAAGCAAGCTTGGGAGACTTATCTCGGATGCGGTCAACGATAACATGGTCAAAAGCGGAAAGTTTACGGTATTGGACCGCGGTTTCGTGTCGAAACTCCTGGGTGAAATTAAGTTTAATGTGACCGGCTTCACCGACCAGACGGCTGCCCTCCAAGTGGGCAAATTCGGTGGAGCCGGGTTTGTGCTGGTAGGAACTATTGAACCTTATGGGGAAAAGAAATTGATTATTCACGCGCGGCTCATCCAAACCGAAACCTCGGCGATCGCGGGAAGCGCGAAGGCGGAAGTTAAATTTGATGAGGACATGAAAAAACTTTACGAACAAAAAACCTCTGTTGATTCGATTATTTCCGCGATGCTTCCCGAAGGGAAAGTCACTGAGGACGCGGTGTTCTTAAATCAAAACGGAAAAAACGGCTGCAGGTGGGTGGAATCACATTCTGTCACCCCCGTTATTACCGGCGAGCCAGCTACACGCGCCATGGCTGTTTCACTCGCCAGGCAAAAGGCTGTCGCACTTGTTTCGGGTTTCCGGCAGCCTGTTAAAATTGATTTTAAGGATTCTGCGATACAAAATCATCTTGAGAGCATTTTGAGGCTGACAAAAAGTCCGGTGATAGAAGAGGAAAAGATCACCAAAGAAGGGGTTTCAGGCAAAAACTACAAAATGGTCCTTCAGGCCTGCCTTAAACCGACCAGAGCAAACAAAGACAAAGAATTTAAAGTCGAGCTTTTGCTGAACCAGAACAGTTTTATTGAAGGACAGGAAGCCCGCACTCTTGTGGTTTCAAACCGCGACGCCTGGCTGTACATATACAGCGCTGATTTCGACGGCAATCTCAGCCGTGTTTTTCCCTTTTCGGAAAATTTATCCAATAAGATTGAAGCCGGCAAAGCATTTATTTTCCCGGACGAAAATCATCACCAGGCGGGTATTTCACTAATCGCCCAGTTACTAAAGGGAACCGACAGCTCCGTGGAAACTTTATTGGTGGTAGCTATTAAACGGGATGTGGGGGAATTGATCAATGATATAAAGACAAGTTCCGGGCTGTTTGACGCTCTCGATACGTCCGGCGACGAATGGGCAAATGATATCCGGGTTTACACCATTCACAAATAA